TCAATCCAGACAAAGGCCCGGAGAAAAAAGCCCCCATACATCAATAATAGAAAGAGTCTGCTCCCCTCCTCCGCCAGCTTCCCGGCCGCATATTGACCAGACCATTGAAAGGCAAAATAGAGGATGAAGAGAAAAATGATTTTAAACGTAATATTTCTTTTCATTTGACCGGCCCATGATAACATGAATAGATAATTCAGAACAATAAAAGGACGTATCAAATGAGCATGAAAGAGAAGCGGAAAGACAATCTGAAATACCTGATGGAACAGCATCCTGAGATTTACAAATCCTATGAAGAATTCGGCCATGCCCTTCATGAAAAAGGAGGCCCCCTGGATAATAAAACCCGATGGCTGATCAAAATAGCCGTTTCGGCAGCCTCCCAATTCGACTTTGCCCTGCAGACTCATATCGAAAAGGCCCTTAAGGCCGGATGTACTGCCGAGGAGATTGAACACACACTGCTTCTGACAGCTCCCAGTGCCGGATTCCCCAGGATGATGTCGGCCTTGATGATTTTCAGGGAGACCCTGGATTCATAGTTTTCAGTACAACGGCACAGTACTTAAGTACCTTTTTTTATTACTAAGGTCTCTATCTAATCTCCAATGCTCTGCTAGGATTATATTAAGTCTGAGTCGGCCAATTGGCAGATACGTTTTCAGGCTGGAATATACCTATATCAAAGGAGATATTAATGAAAAAAATGTTGTTGCTGGTGATGGCTATCACTATGATCTCAGGAACAGTTCTTTTTGCTGGAGGACAGCAGGAATCTAAGGCTGCAGGAGATGGTTCAGAGGTCACATTTATGACATGGAATTCCGGATTTCACCTGGAAATTGATCAAATGCTTGCCGATAAGTTTATGGAGAAAAATCCTTCAATCAAGGTTGAACTGATCAGTGTACCCCAGGGATTCGACGATAAGGTTCTGACCTCAAATGCAGCAGGAAATACTCCTGATGGTCTTGTGATATGGAATACTCCCCAGTTTGTAGAAGCCGGAGTTGTTGAAGACCTGACTTCATATATTGAACGTGATGGAATTGACATGAATAAATATCATCCTGTTACCAAGTCATGGGCTGAATACAAAGGCGGCATATACGGACTTCCCAAAGATTATACAGCCAGAGCAATTTACTATAATAAAGATGTTTTTGACGAAGCAGGTGTTGCATACCCTGTAGACGGATGGACTTTTGAAGATTTCAAAAACACTGTGAAAGCCTTAACCAATGGCAAAAGTGGTGCTGATGCAAGATATGGTTATGTAGCGATTCCCGGTCATACATATGCTATCCAGGGATATATCTGGTCCAACGGTGGAGACCTTGTCAGTGCAGATGGTAAAACAGCCAGTGGATACATAGACTCAAAAGAAGTTGTAGAAGTAGTTCAGTGGTATAAAGATCTGTACGATATGTCTATGACAACCAGTACTATGGATGCTTACCAGAACCTTGGACAGAACGAATTCCAGACAGGAATTGTAGGTATGATGGACAACGGTTCATGGCCTATATCTGTTTTCCTGGATGATACAAGCCTGAACTTCGGTATTGCAGCTCCTCCTGTTCCCAGAGCGGGAATGAAGACTTCTCCTGTTATCCACTCTGCAACCTATTCTATGTTTGCAAAAGCAAAAAATAAAGATGCCGTCTGGGAATACATCAAATTTGTCGGCGGCGAAGAAGGTGCAAGACTGATTGAAGAAGCTAAATATTCAGTAGGAGCCATTCCAAGCGTAACAACTTCAACAGGTCTGGATAAAGAGCCTTATCTTGGCGATTTTTATCGAGTGGCAATAACTGCTGATACAGCCCCTGTTTTCACTAGAAACCCAAAATGGTTTGAAGCAGACGGTGAATTCAAAACTGCTCTTGAAAAAGTGTTTATCACAGATGCTGAGATTCAGTCTACATTGACTGAAGCAGCAAGAAGAATGGACTCTATTTTACAGGAAAAATAAAACATTTAATTCTAATTGAGGGAGATCATCCGCATCTCCCTCAATTAGCTAGAAAAATAAGATAAGGTCATTTATGAAACGATTTACTATTTCTACAAGGGAAAAAATTGACGGGTATCTTTTCATTTCACCATGGATAATCGGATTCCTGATATTTTACGCAGTTCCTCTGTGTTTTTCCTTCGTTGTCAGTTTTTGTAACTGGGACTATTTACAGGATTTAACCTTTATAGGATTACAAAATTATATAAAAATTTTTTCCAAAGATGCCTATGCCCTTGATGGTTTGAAAAGGACGGCACAATTTGTTGGACTGGAAGTTCCCCTGCAGTTGGGTATAGCCCTGGCTATTGCATTCTTATTGACCCAGAGCATACGCGGTACAAAAGTAACCAGGGCCATAGTGTATTTACCTGCCGTTATTTCCGGTGCTGTCGGTGGTGTTATATGGCGCTATATGTTTAATACCCAGACCGGTGTGTTAAACTATTTACTATCCTTTTTAGGAATCGGTCCGATTCCCTGGATAGATGATCCGAATATTGCCTTGTACTCTATAGTATTAACAGGAATCTGGGCTATCGGACAGCCAATGATACTATTCCTTGCGGCCATAGAGGGAGTTCCCAGGAACTATTATGAAAGCGCAGATATAGATGGGGCCGGTAAATTAAGTCAATTTATTCACATCACTCTCCCCCTGATATCACCTACAATATTTCTGAACCTGATTATTGTCATGATTCAGCAGTTTCAAATGCTGGCTCCCATTATTGTGATCACCGGGGGTGGACCGGTTCGGGCGACTGAACTCTATTCTTATGTGGAATATACAAATGCATTCAAGTATTTGAAAATGGGATACGCATCGGCTCTTTCATGGTTCATGTTTGCCATTATCCTTGTACTGTCTCTCCTTCTTTTCAAGACATCAAACAGGTGGGTCTATTATCACAGTGAGAGAGGAAATTAAAAATTATGAATTATAAAAATAAGAAAGTTCTGAACAGTACATTGCTGTATTTCATGCTCATAATAACATCTCTCATTTTCATTCTTCCGGTCTACTGGATATTTATCAAAGCCGTAAACGGTCCTGTAGGAATCTTTGCCTATCCACCTGATATCTGGCCGAAGCAATTCAGTATGGCCAATTTCAAAAATGCTTTTACACATTTTGATTTAATACAAAATTTTGTTAATACAGGAAAGATTCTCTTATTTGCTTTAACCGGTGCAACCATATCATCGGCAATTGTCGGATATGGATTTGCACGCTTGAGATTCCCGGGAAGGAATCTGCTGTTTATGATAGTCATCGCCAGCATCCTGATACCATGGGATGTAAGAATAATTCCTCAGTTCATGGTTTTCAGTAAATTGGGCTGGATCAATACATATTTACCCCTGGTGGTTCCTTTATGGTTTGGTTATCCATTTTACATCTTTATTTTCAGGCAGTTTATTATGCAGATCCCCTATGAACTTGATGAATCTGCGATCATTGACGGCTGTCATCGCTGGTCGATTTTCATAAACATAATACTTCCATTATTGAAGGCGCCGATTATCACAGTATTGGTATTGGAATTTGTGCGCAGCTGGAACGATTTCCTCGATCCGCTGATTTTCCTCAATACTTCATCGAAGTATACCTTGAGCCTGGGAATATACTATATGATAACTCCTTACAATATGGACTGGGGAGCTGTAATGGCCGCTGCCTCGGTTGCAGTACTCTTTCCTGTACTGACTTTTTTCTTTCTGCAAAAATACCTTCTTGGTGGTTTGACCTTTGATGGTTTAAAGGGGTAATTAAGGTTTTATATCCAGACAGAGAGTATGTCAGAAAACAAATCTGTCTGGAATATTCCTATAAAACCGGATAATATGAACCCTAAATGAAGTCATTAAAAATTACTAAATCATTATTTTTGATTATTTCTCTTCTTTTACATACAATCGCATATATTCAATTTCATTATGGGGGGGAGTTCTACGACCTACCGCAGCGATGGACAACAGATTTTGATATCCTATTTTTTCTATCCTGCACCTTTACCCTTATTATTTACATCTTCAACCAGAAAAAAAATGTCGTTCTTCTTTTTTTTATTCTCCGTACAATAACTTTTTTCATAATAGGAATCCCCTTCGGAAATCTGCTGGACCTAGAATATATGTTACTCTTTGCACTCCTGGTGGATGTCATTTTTTTTACCCCCTATCCAGTCAATCTGATATTATCTCTCATAATTCTGACGGTTTCTGTTATTTTGCAAATGCCAATGAATATTTATTACATTCCCCGCAGCGCTCCCTCCCTGATCAATATGCTTTCATATGGATTTTTCGGAATAATTGTATCCATCATTATGATTCTCCTACGTAAGACTATGGATGAAAATACCAAGGATAATTTAATTATGGATGGGATGGATGGAATGGTAACCCGGCTTATAGAAGTCAACAAAGAATATCTGGAATACGCCGCAAGAATAAAAAACGAATCTACAAAAAATGAAAGAAAGAGAATCATTCAGGAACTTCACGACATTGTGGGAAAATCATTCACCAATATCTTTGCCATGATGGATGCCTCCCTTAAGTATCCGCCATCAAACATGGATGAGCAGAAAGAGATCTTTACCTGGGCAAGAGAGCAGGCCCAGACAGGACTGGATGAAACAAGAGTCGTTTTATATCGGATGAGAGAGATGAAAGAGCCGGATTTAAAGACGAAAACCATCGTTAATCTGATTGAGACATTCCAGCAGGCCACCAGAGTGAAAGTCGAAGTTTCCTGGGGAAACCTCCCTTCATACAGAAATACAGAGATTGAACTGATAATATATAATGTCATTCAGGAATCACTGGTCAATGCTTTTCGTCATGGGAAAGCCAGTCAGATAAATATTATATTCTGGATGAATGAGGAGAACTTACTTTTGTCTATAGAAGATAACGGTAAGGGCGGCGACAGCAACAAGAAGGGAATCGGGCAGAGTGGAATGGAAAAAAGAGTGAGTGAAGTCGGCGGAACAATTGTGTTCCGGCAGACCAAACGAGGCTATGAAGTACAGATGAGCATTCCCAGGGAAGAGATAAAAAAAGATGAATAAACTGAAGATTCTAATTGTTGACGATCAGAAACTGTTTGCCGACAGCCTCGGAAAGGTGATCCGTTCGGAACAGGATTCAATAGAAAGTGTCTCTATCGTAAACAGTGGCAGGGAAGCTCTGGAGACTCTTCAGGATGAAACTGCTGATATAATTCTCATGGATATTCATATGCCGGGGATGGACGGCATAGAACTCACCAGAACCGTTCATAAAAAGTATCCTTCGATCAAAATACTTATGCTCACGACTTTCGGCTATGATGACTATGTAAAGGACGCAATGAATTACGGCGCCGTTGGATATCTTCTTAAAGATATCTCATCAGAAGAGTTACTGGCCTCCATCCAGGGCGCCAGTCAGGGATTGAGAATTGTATCTCCCAAAGTCCTGGAGGGTGCCTATAAGATAAGAAGGGCCAGTTCAGAGTCTCAGGAAATCCCAGACTGGTATTACCAGCTGACACACAGAGAAAAAGAGATCCTGATCCTTGTTCAGAAAGGATACAGTAATGATGAGATAGCCAGTCAGGTGCTGCTCAGTACCCAGACAGTCAAAAACTATCTCAGTACCATCTATGAAAAACTGGAAGTGAAAAACAGATTTCAGGCCATGAGGCTGGCTATGGAATATAAAGTGGATACCATCCCCCTGCGATAGTACTTATGTACCCTATATTAGGACTTTCTTCCCTATATCTCTCTACTGATTCAAAATAAAATCAATAAGTATGTCCGGTGAAAAGTAGAGATAGCAAAAGGATAATAAGCATGAACCACCCTGATGAAAATATTTACAATGTAATGAAATTTGGAGCTTCAGGAGATGGAAGAACCATAGAGACTTCATTTATCCAGAGAGCCATTGACAGCTGTTCAGGAAATGGAGGCGGTGTTGTCTATTTCCCGTCGGGAACCCGATTTCTGACAGGTACAATATATCTTGAGAGCAATGTCACCCTATTTGTGGCAGAGAATGCAGTTATTCTGGGGTCACGGGATCTCGAAGATTACAGTGATGATACAGGGATCTGTCCCTACCACCCTGAACCCCTTGACCGCTGCCTGATCTATGCAAAGGATAAAAAAAATATTTGTTTTGAGGGAAACGGCATAATTGACGGCCAGTTCAGGGAAGACTTTCTGGATAAACATGATAATCCACTGGGAACCGACTCAATACAAAGACCTATGCTTATAAGGCTTGAAAATTGTTCAGATATTAAAATGAAAGATTTGACCGTGAAAGGGGCCTATTCCTGGTGTGTACACATCAAATACTGTGAAAACATCAAATTAACAGGCTTAACAGTCTTAAATGACCGTCAGGATGGTTTCAATATTGAAAGCTCAAAAACAATCACCATATCCGACTGTCATCTTCACTGCGGAGATGACGGCATTGCCCTGACCACCAGTGCTGAGAATAAACCACTGACAGACCTGACCGTATCAAATTGCATTATCAGTTCAAGGTGGGCAGCCATCAGACTCGGCCCTCTGTCAAAGGGGAATTTCGAGAATATTGTCGTCTCCAACTGCGTTTTGAAAAACTGCGGCGGCGGCGGTATTAAAATTGGGATGTTTGAGGGGGCCACAATTAAGAACTGTCTGTTTTCATCTATAATAATGGACAATGTCACATCCCCTGTTCTGATCATGAACGCGGTGTGGACCGATATTGGATCACAGGATAAGAATCCACCCATGATGGCAGCGGGAGTCATTAAAGACATAATGTTTTCTGATATGATCATCCATGCTTCGGCCGGACCTGTGCAGCCCTGGGATCTTCATCAGTATACTGATGAAGAAATTAACGACTTTTTACTGAGACCTGACAGAAACAGTACGATCTTCCTGCACGGACATAAAAACGGAAAATTGGAAAATCTTACATTCTGTAATTTAAAAATAGACTATCCGGGAGGAGGGATTGCTGAATCATCTCCCTTTGAGGACCTTGTTGATATGCATGAAATTGATATTCACTCTCATGGATACTGGACTGATGATAAAACTATATGGGGAATTCCGATTGCCTCGGCTTTTTATGCACGGCATGTCCGGAGTATTGACCTGAGTGATGTGGCAATCAGCTTTAGAGTCCCGGAACAACGCCCCGGGATAGCCATTTCCGATTCAGAATCAGTTGATATGGACAGGATTCGAATTAATAGGCAAAAAATGAAGTCAACAGATCTTGTTCAACAGAATAGTTCTGAGATAACTATTAATTGAATAAATAAAATTCCAGGATAAAGCTACTGGGTTCATATAATAAAGGAGTCGATACATCATTTTATGATGCTTTATTTTCATGATGTTTTGTCTGATCTCCTACTCCTAGTAACAGACCTTCAACACTGATATCTTCATCTAATTCATCCCAGTGAATTCCTCGACCACCGCCGCTCACTTCGAACAAATCTCTTTGAGCTTTAGAAGCATTTAACAAACGAGGAAAATATGAAAGTGGAGTCGCCAATTGGCGACCATCTGAAAGTATTACCCAGAGGTAATCTACATCAGTCCAAATTTTTTGAGCCGAAACTGGTTTATCTAAAATACTCATTCCATTTCTCCTCAATTAGATCTTTATTTCCAGAAAAGCCCCATGAATCAGCAAGCGAAATATATGGTGTCATCCAGAATTTGGCTTCATTACCAGCCTTTCTAGCATGAATATGGCATCTTTCTCTTGGATTTCCTTCATTTGAATAAAAGAAAAACTTATATCCATTGCTCTCAAATACTTTTGGCATAGTTAAATATACTACAATTCATTCACTTTTGAAATATTAAGAAAACTCTTATTTAGGCTGATTGCGCTATGATAGGAAGCGAGAGGAAGGATTCCCTCACCGTAAAGCTAGTGTGACCTCGATGAATAAACTCCTGAAAACCATTCCTGAAAACCATATTTAATTAGTCGATTTAAAAGGTTAAAAGCTGAATAAAAAAGCAAAGGGGAGAACATCGTCATTGCCAGAAGCGGAAAGCTCTGGGACACTGCTTTTTTTGAAGGAGTGAAAAAGCCGGAAGAGTCCTACATCTGTACAGCAGAAAATAAAAATCCCATGGGTGAGGTGGCTAACTGGTTTGATGAAGAAGATGACGGACAGGAAGTTCCCCCTCTCGAATTCCCCGAAGGATACTTTTCCATAAGGGATAAAATCTCAAAAATCATAAAGAGTCCTGAAGGAGAGGCGGTAATGAGGAAGCATGCAACTGCTATGTTTGAGCACTCCATGTTTGGAATGATCAAGAATTTCACGATTGAAAAAATGATCGAAATGAAACCGGATATGTTCAGCCCGTCCTTTGTTTATAAACTTAACCTGGACCTGAACAAGGTGGTAAAAGAATAATTTATATGAGAGCAGTTCATGTAGATTGATACTAGCTATGGCAGTCTATCAGGGGAAAACCACTGGGATTTTCCCCTGATAATATGATCTGTTCTTCCCTAAAATTGTGAATCCATAATGACACTGTTTGTCAATCTGGATTCCTCAGCGGCAAAAGCCATCAGATGCCCGAGCAATCCCTGGCGGTTACCTCTCTGCATTCCCTGAATATCGGGATTTTCTATCTGAGATAAAAATTCCATGATCATTCCCTCGTCCCCGCCGCCGTGTCCCGATTCAGAAACTTTAAGATTTATATTCTTCACAGCACCTGTTCTGAAATCTGTTATTTCAATTTCATTTTTTTCCATATACCCACGGATTTCTCCATTGACTCCCATGAGTTTTACGGTTCTTCCCGTTCTATCATTAAAAGCACTCATAATAAGGGAAGCTGTTTTGCCCCCCTCGTACTCCATGATCACTACCTGATTATCCACAACATCATTATCACAGTGATAAACGCATCGGCCATAGGGACCACTCTTTAAGGCAGCTTCTAAATCATCAGTTTCACCATGATCCCGGACGACCTGAGCAAAGGTCGGGATATTTGATTCATCATCCGCTTTGCCCAAATACCGATAGGCCGAATAAGGACAGGTTTTTTCCACAGGGCAACCGTCAAAACACCTTTCCGGTGCTCCTTCAGGAGCCTTATCTTTTCTAAAATTGGTAAGGGAGCCAAAGGAACTGAGTTTTTTGCAGTCCGTTCCATTCAGCCAGTTCAGAATATCCAGATCGTGACAGCATTTGGCGAGAATCATGGGAGAAGATCCCTCAGTTTTCCGCCAGTGTCCCCGGACAAAGCTGTGAGCCTG
The DNA window shown above is from Oceanispirochaeta sp. M1 and carries:
- a CDS encoding carboxymuconolactone decarboxylase family protein, with translation MSMKEKRKDNLKYLMEQHPEIYKSYEEFGHALHEKGGPLDNKTRWLIKIAVSAASQFDFALQTHIEKALKAGCTAEEIEHTLLLTAPSAGFPRMMSALMIFRETLDS
- a CDS encoding sugar ABC transporter substrate-binding protein — encoded protein: MKKMLLLVMAITMISGTVLFAGGQQESKAAGDGSEVTFMTWNSGFHLEIDQMLADKFMEKNPSIKVELISVPQGFDDKVLTSNAAGNTPDGLVIWNTPQFVEAGVVEDLTSYIERDGIDMNKYHPVTKSWAEYKGGIYGLPKDYTARAIYYNKDVFDEAGVAYPVDGWTFEDFKNTVKALTNGKSGADARYGYVAIPGHTYAIQGYIWSNGGDLVSADGKTASGYIDSKEVVEVVQWYKDLYDMSMTTSTMDAYQNLGQNEFQTGIVGMMDNGSWPISVFLDDTSLNFGIAAPPVPRAGMKTSPVIHSATYSMFAKAKNKDAVWEYIKFVGGEEGARLIEEAKYSVGAIPSVTTSTGLDKEPYLGDFYRVAITADTAPVFTRNPKWFEADGEFKTALEKVFITDAEIQSTLTEAARRMDSILQEK
- a CDS encoding carbohydrate ABC transporter permease codes for the protein MKRFTISTREKIDGYLFISPWIIGFLIFYAVPLCFSFVVSFCNWDYLQDLTFIGLQNYIKIFSKDAYALDGLKRTAQFVGLEVPLQLGIALAIAFLLTQSIRGTKVTRAIVYLPAVISGAVGGVIWRYMFNTQTGVLNYLLSFLGIGPIPWIDDPNIALYSIVLTGIWAIGQPMILFLAAIEGVPRNYYESADIDGAGKLSQFIHITLPLISPTIFLNLIIVMIQQFQMLAPIIVITGGGPVRATELYSYVEYTNAFKYLKMGYASALSWFMFAIILVLSLLLFKTSNRWVYYHSERGN
- a CDS encoding carbohydrate ABC transporter permease, whose translation is MNYKNKKVLNSTLLYFMLIITSLIFILPVYWIFIKAVNGPVGIFAYPPDIWPKQFSMANFKNAFTHFDLIQNFVNTGKILLFALTGATISSAIVGYGFARLRFPGRNLLFMIVIASILIPWDVRIIPQFMVFSKLGWINTYLPLVVPLWFGYPFYIFIFRQFIMQIPYELDESAIIDGCHRWSIFINIILPLLKAPIITVLVLEFVRSWNDFLDPLIFLNTSSKYTLSLGIYYMITPYNMDWGAVMAAASVAVLFPVLTFFFLQKYLLGGLTFDGLKG
- a CDS encoding sensor histidine kinase, whose amino-acid sequence is MNIYYIPRSAPSLINMLSYGFFGIIVSIIMILLRKTMDENTKDNLIMDGMDGMVTRLIEVNKEYLEYAARIKNESTKNERKRIIQELHDIVGKSFTNIFAMMDASLKYPPSNMDEQKEIFTWAREQAQTGLDETRVVLYRMREMKEPDLKTKTIVNLIETFQQATRVKVEVSWGNLPSYRNTEIELIIYNVIQESLVNAFRHGKASQINIIFWMNEENLLLSIEDNGKGGDSNKKGIGQSGMEKRVSEVGGTIVFRQTKRGYEVQMSIPREEIKKDE
- a CDS encoding response regulator transcription factor; the encoded protein is MNKLKILIVDDQKLFADSLGKVIRSEQDSIESVSIVNSGREALETLQDETADIILMDIHMPGMDGIELTRTVHKKYPSIKILMLTTFGYDDYVKDAMNYGAVGYLLKDISSEELLASIQGASQGLRIVSPKVLEGAYKIRRASSESQEIPDWYYQLTHREKEILILVQKGYSNDEIASQVLLSTQTVKNYLSTIYEKLEVKNRFQAMRLAMEYKVDTIPLR
- a CDS encoding glycoside hydrolase family 28 protein — translated: MNHPDENIYNVMKFGASGDGRTIETSFIQRAIDSCSGNGGGVVYFPSGTRFLTGTIYLESNVTLFVAENAVILGSRDLEDYSDDTGICPYHPEPLDRCLIYAKDKKNICFEGNGIIDGQFREDFLDKHDNPLGTDSIQRPMLIRLENCSDIKMKDLTVKGAYSWCVHIKYCENIKLTGLTVLNDRQDGFNIESSKTITISDCHLHCGDDGIALTTSAENKPLTDLTVSNCIISSRWAAIRLGPLSKGNFENIVVSNCVLKNCGGGGIKIGMFEGATIKNCLFSSIIMDNVTSPVLIMNAVWTDIGSQDKNPPMMAAGVIKDIMFSDMIIHASAGPVQPWDLHQYTDEEINDFLLRPDRNSTIFLHGHKNGKLENLTFCNLKIDYPGGGIAESSPFEDLVDMHEIDIHSHGYWTDDKTIWGIPIASAFYARHVRSIDLSDVAISFRVPEQRPGIAISDSESVDMDRIRINRQKMKSTDLVQQNSSEITIN
- a CDS encoding DUF2442 domain-containing protein, with the translated sequence MSILDKPVSAQKIWTDVDYLWVILSDGRQLATPLSYFPRLLNASKAQRDLFEVSGGGRGIHWDELDEDISVEGLLLGVGDQTKHHENKAS
- a CDS encoding DUF4160 domain-containing protein; translated protein: MPKVFESNGYKFFFYSNEGNPRERCHIHARKAGNEAKFWMTPYISLADSWGFSGNKDLIEEKWNEYFR
- a CDS encoding Gfo/Idh/MocA family protein translates to MNTTNKKPVKIAVIGAGSRGTYAYAPHALKYPDQMQITAVAEPNEYRRKKFAEMYNIPEENQFVSWEPLLENHNCDGVIISNQDADHFDPLLKSMELGLSILMEKPVTNNRGEARELLKKIEAYDKPLLICHVLRYTDFFMELKKLLDENAIGELISIQHNENVGHFHQAHSFVRGHWRKTEGSSPMILAKCCHDLDILNWLNGTDCKKLSSFGSLTNFRKDKAPEGAPERCFDGCPVEKTCPYSAYRYLGKADDESNIPTFAQVVRDHGETDDLEAALKSGPYGRCVYHCDNDVVDNQVVIMEYEGGKTASLIMSAFNDRTGRTVKLMGVNGEIRGYMEKNEIEITDFRTGAVKNINLKVSESGHGGGDEGMIMEFLSQIENPDIQGMQRGNRQGLLGHLMAFAAEESRLTNSVIMDSQF